The Macadamia integrifolia cultivar HAES 741 unplaced genomic scaffold, SCU_Mint_v3 scaffold3149, whole genome shotgun sequence DNA window GAATCAAGATAAACACTGCTAGCCTTAACATCTCTGTGAATTATCGGAGGGGAGCAACCATGGTGAAGGAAGGCCAGAGCTCGTGCTGTACCTAGCGCAATCTTGTGCCTAAATCTCCAAGATGTCTGTATCCCTTCAGATCCAACATTTTGTATtgcattattattttcttcccaTGTATCTGTGCTCCAATCCTCCATTGTTTGGACCCCAAGCGGTAGATCATGAAGTAAATTCTGCAAATTTCCATTCTCCATGTAATCATAGATTGCGATCCTCTGATCTCCAGCTAAACAATATCCTGTCAAGGGAACAAGATTTGGATGTCTTATACGACCAAGGTATTCGAACTCCCTTGCAGCTTCATGGTCAGTCATGGTGGATCCATGTACCAAAACCTTTACAGCTACATGGATACCTCCAGGTAGGAATCCTCTATAAACAGGACCAAATCTCCCTTCTGCCAACAGAGTCCCCCGATCAAAATTTGAAGTTGCGGATAAGAGATCTGCAAAGGTGAAGCTCAACAAAGGTTTCTCAAATATTACTACGGGGACTGATGTCGCAAGCTTGACATCAGCAACCCAAGTAGTTGAATCAGTCTGAAACGAGAATGGGCCGGAGATGTTCTGTTCATCTTTGTATGCCTCTTGCTTAACTACCCACATTCTAGATTTCCTTCTACAACCAAAGGCTAGGCACAGCAACCCTAAAAGCAAACAGATAAGGGCAAGTGATATAGCTAGAGCAAGCTTGAGTCCATTATGTGTAGTGGTTTTTCTTCTGAAGAGATTGGGGTTTGCAGCAATGGGGCAGGTGTTTAGTGACCCAATGAATGCAGACTCAAGGGTCTCAGGAGAGAATTGTGAAGCACAAAGTGTAAAGTTGTTGTAAGAGAAATTGAATTTCTGCATCTTGGGTAGTTTCAGAAGCATAGAATAtgggatctccccagttaaattGTTTTGAGAGACATCAAGAACTTCCAGATTGTTGATGCCAAGATAAGTGATTCGACCAGTGAAATGGTTTCCAGAAAGATCTAGCGTACGTAAGCCATCCAATTGGGAGATTGCAGGGGGGATTCTCCCTGTGAGACCAGTTTGGGACAGATTAAGATACTCTAGAGCAGAAAGCTTTCCAATTTGTGGGAATTCTTGCTTGGAAAACCTATTGTGTGCAAGATTGAGGTGCCTGAGATTCTGTGCTTTATTCAAATCCTGGAAGAAGGTTCCACTGAATTTATTGACAGACATGTCAAGAAAAACCAAATGAGACCAGTTGAAGCTAGAATTGGAGTGTACCTGAGAGATGTAACCTTCAAATTGATTCTGGCTAAGGTCGATAACTTGCAGTGGCTCCTGAAACACAGAAATCACAGAACCCTGAAACAGGTTCCCAGAAATATTAAGATAAGTGATTGATTGGAGTCCAACAAAATCCTGAGACTTGCCATGAATCTCATTTCCTGCAAGGTTCACAGTTCTGAGCTTTGGAAACGCAGCACCAAAACCATCTGGAAGAGTCCCATTCAGGAGATTGAACGAAAGGTCAATAGAGACCAGAGATTGACAGTTCAGAACCCCAGAAGGAATGCTACCAATGAACCGATTTCGATCAAGTTTGAGAACCTGAAGGCTCAAAAGAGAACTGACGGATGCAGGAAGCTCGCCGGATAAGCTGTTGAAGGAAAGGTCGAGGCTTTGTAATGCGCCGAAGTTGCCGACGTTACTCGGAATTGACCCAGAAATCTGGTTATACGAGAGGTTAAGAATCTTCAGAGTACTCCCCAAACCCCAGAaatcagaagacaatccagtgATTTTGTTGTTGCTGAGATCCAAAGATTCAAGCTTGCTGAGCTTTCCAATAGTGTTATCAGGGATGAAACCAGAGAGGGCCAAATCAGAA harbors:
- the LOC122067823 gene encoding probable LRR receptor-like serine/threonine-protein kinase At2g24230 isoform X1 yields the protein MGLCLFCSILVFALFFRQSVSQQPNTDGFYVHDFFQKMGKANNFSASVCSWQWVFCDSHQENVIGLVASDLALSGFIPDNTIGKLSKLESLDLSNNKITGLSSDFWGLGSTLKILNLSYNQISGSIPSNVGNFGALQSLDLSFNSLSGELPASVSSLLSLQVLKLDRNRFIGSIPSGVLNCQSLVSIDLSFNLLNGTLPDGFGAAFPKLRTVNLAGNEIHGKSQDFVGLQSITYLNISGNLFQGSVISVFQEPLQVIDLSQNQFEGYISQVHSNSSFNWSHLVFLDMSVNKFSGTFFQDLNKAQNLRHLNLAHNRFSKQEFPQIGKLSALEYLNLSQTGLTGRIPPAISQLDGLRTLDLSGNHFTGRITYLGINNLEVLDVSQNNLTGEIPYSMLLKLPKMQKFNFSYNNFTLCASQFSPETLESAFIGSLNTCPIAANPNLFRRKTTTHNGLKLALAISLALICLLLGLLCLAFGCRRKSRMWVVKQEAYKDEQNISGPFSFQTDSTTWVADVKLATSVPVVIFEKPLLSFTFADLLSATSNFDRGTLLAEGRFGPVYRGFLPGGIHVAVKVLVHGSTMTDHEAAREFEYLGRIRHPNLVPLTGYCLAGDQRIAIYDYMENGNLQNLLHDLPLGVQTMEDWSTDTWEENNNAIQNVGSEGIQTSWRFRHKIALGTARALAFLHHGCSPPIIHRDVKASSVYLDSNWDPRLSDFGLAKIFGNGVEDEMALSSQGYAPPEFSQPEEAGSPTPKSDVYGFGVVLFELITRKKPIGDDYPDGQDSNLVNWVRALVRKNQGLSAIDPKIRGLGPETQMEEALRIGYLCTANLPSKRPSMHQIVGLLKDIEPV
- the LOC122067823 gene encoding probable LRR receptor-like serine/threonine-protein kinase At2g24230 isoform X2; this encodes MGLCLFCSILVFALFFRQSVSQQPNTDGFYVHDFFQKMGKANNFSASVCSWQWVFCDSHQENVIGLVASDLALSGFIPDNTIGKLSKLESLDLSNNKITGLSSDFWGLGSTLKILNLSYNQISGSIPSNVGNFGALQSLDLSFNSLSGELPASVSSLLSLQVLKLDRNRFIGSIPSGVLNCQSLVSIDLSFNLLNGTLPDGFGAAFPKLRTVNLAGNEIHGKSQDFVGLQSITYLNISGNLFQGSVISVFQEPLQVIDLSQNQFEGYISQDLNKAQNLRHLNLAHNRFSKQEFPQIGKLSALEYLNLSQTGLTGRIPPAISQLDGLRTLDLSGNHFTGRITYLGINNLEVLDVSQNNLTGEIPYSMLLKLPKMQKFNFSYNNFTLCASQFSPETLESAFIGSLNTCPIAANPNLFRRKTTTHNGLKLALAISLALICLLLGLLCLAFGCRRKSRMWVVKQEAYKDEQNISGPFSFQTDSTTWVADVKLATSVPVVIFEKPLLSFTFADLLSATSNFDRGTLLAEGRFGPVYRGFLPGGIHVAVKVLVHGSTMTDHEAAREFEYLGRIRHPNLVPLTGYCLAGDQRIAIYDYMENGNLQNLLHDLPLGVQTMEDWSTDTWEENNNAIQNVGSEGIQTSWRFRHKIALGTARALAFLHHGCSPPIIHRDVKASSVYLDSNWDPRLSDFGLAKIFGNGVEDEMALSSQGYAPPEFSQPEEAGSPTPKSDVYGFGVVLFELITRKKPIGDDYPDGQDSNLVNWVRALVRKNQGLSAIDPKIRGLGPETQMEEALRIGYLCTANLPSKRPSMHQIVGLLKDIEPV